In Paenibacillus hexagrammi, the following are encoded in one genomic region:
- a CDS encoding MerR family transcriptional regulator: MYSIKKVSEMLNIPAVTIRAWENRYRIVTPLRTEGGHRLYSDADIETLRWVKQQTEDNKMKISEAVYLLQQQKKPAVPSSLHKVTPQHRNEIIERLIQSFINLSSEQANELIDFAFSMYNFEDVFHTILTPALYRIGELWETGHITVAQEHFATQLVLQRLHQFFRILPVQPHYPKALAFCPEGEFHQMGIMLFSLFLRNKGVEVIYLGPNTPYEGLTELIESKSIYAVAASISSPKLSPALEEWIGHWKKQFPQLVFVLGGSGLHPCPHSLQSYVLDNTQEVWEAWFQANMKL, from the coding sequence ATGTATAGTATAAAAAAGGTATCTGAAATGTTGAATATTCCGGCTGTAACCATTCGCGCATGGGAGAACCGGTACCGGATCGTTACCCCTTTGCGTACAGAGGGCGGTCACCGATTATATAGCGATGCGGATATTGAAACGCTGAGATGGGTGAAGCAGCAGACTGAGGACAATAAGATGAAAATCAGCGAAGCTGTTTACCTGCTGCAGCAGCAGAAGAAGCCTGCCGTTCCGAGCAGCCTTCACAAAGTAACTCCCCAGCACCGAAATGAAATCATTGAACGATTGATTCAAAGCTTCATTAATCTAAGCAGCGAGCAGGCCAATGAACTGATTGATTTCGCCTTCTCCATGTATAACTTTGAGGACGTATTTCACACGATCCTGACTCCAGCTTTGTATAGAATTGGAGAGCTATGGGAAACGGGTCATATCACGGTCGCACAAGAGCACTTCGCAACCCAGCTCGTGCTGCAGCGGCTTCATCAGTTCTTTCGTATCCTACCTGTTCAGCCTCATTACCCGAAGGCGCTAGCTTTTTGTCCTGAAGGGGAATTTCATCAAATGGGCATTATGCTGTTCAGCTTATTTTTGCGAAATAAAGGTGTCGAAGTGATCTACTTGGGGCCTAATACCCCGTACGAAGGACTAACTGAGCTGATAGAATCAAAATCTATCTACGCCGTGGCAGCCTCGATATCCAGTCCCAAGCTGTCTCCCGCGTTGGAGGAATGGATCGGACATTGGAAAAAGCAGTTCCCACAGCTCGTGTTTGTTCTTGGCGGAAGCGGTCTTCATCCCTGCCCCCACTCTTTGCAGTCCTATGTGCTGGACAACACGCAAGAGGTCTGGGAAGCTTGGTTCCAAGCGAACATGAAGCTTTAA
- a CDS encoding FAD-dependent oxidoreductase: MKIGVIGAGIGGLTAAAYLAKGGCEVTVLEKASTVGGSAGFYVRQGRMFPTGATLAFGLEEQGLLRERLQELGIQLSAVELLHPMDVVLKDRTVSIYKDRKRWEEELQSKFFERKDDVLRFWRHLESLSKGVLGVTKSGVALPIQRFVDVGNLPAFVCRHPWTSLKLAKYASWTVEDFMWAYRLDSYEPLRRLLDLQLVDAVQTDVSKAALLPACLALSVYRYGSFALERGLGQLSEAIAERIAALGGEVLLGQSAEHVQYEEGAGKWLVQTRKASYTFDIVINNTGGSLGLEPEIGGPHSLSWGAFRVDAVIKQAAAAERLKDMTLPFAFQIAPKPQHSYLFGDQHGPVYVTFQQALNAKQEPISGELTMTASVHTRTESWLECPKEVYSFKKQKGTDAILAEIEKVIPVREHIVYLEAGTPKTYRKFIGKAEVGGFPLTIAHAVTDPRGVRTSLPGMYKVGEQVFPGPGTLSSALSGYYAARAILKKKGKALYVILSDTYSHNKERHAAMTVLLKRMNKIHYKIALGFLVVVLCFVISILSVSSQLTAFQKESDFITDHDMEVHSLAQSIQKDLADMETGQRGYVITGDKKYLDPYTNGKAGWQKHFEALFQLVADNPVQQDKLKAIQKNAESWIQEAGEKVVAMKGNNDTKGIQQFFQEDPGKTYMDALREQISAFRQTEKALTAQRVGALEEKNDQLRMQLYISLVVVLAAAALSYYFTGVRTGKNVRKVGAAIAEIALSGGDLTRRISVSTKDETKDLADQTNALLTSLQGMITDIQASAEELKQSSGLLRAGAEESSKASEQIAHSVQRVAQGAEHQVSQTQEISAALQETVFGLDQVAATSTELSDLAANTNSIATQSAERMLDNAGKIGRIEETFSEIQESATALSVLSEQIRKVVSHIKEISNQTNLLALNAAIEAARAGEHGRGFAVVADEIRKLAEQAAHSTLDINQTIEVMLGSINSLVQKVDENSLDVKDGVQAMKSAGDSFRNIMFRISHVSSQVMDVTATVEQMSASAKSVDTSVHEITRITEETASFSEEVAAMTEEQTAASQEMLQTALKLNEMSETLQALVGKFKV, from the coding sequence ATGAAGATAGGCGTTATTGGAGCTGGAATAGGAGGTCTAACCGCTGCCGCTTACTTGGCGAAGGGTGGCTGCGAGGTAACTGTTCTGGAAAAGGCTTCGACAGTCGGCGGTTCGGCAGGGTTCTATGTTCGTCAAGGAAGAATGTTTCCTACGGGAGCTACGTTAGCCTTTGGTCTTGAAGAGCAGGGGCTTCTTCGCGAGAGGCTTCAGGAGCTGGGCATCCAGCTGTCTGCAGTGGAGCTGCTCCATCCGATGGATGTTGTTCTAAAGGATCGAACGGTTTCTATTTATAAGGACCGAAAGCGATGGGAGGAGGAGCTGCAGAGCAAATTCTTCGAACGTAAAGACGACGTTCTTCGCTTCTGGCGGCATCTGGAGAGCTTGAGTAAAGGGGTGCTGGGGGTAACGAAATCAGGGGTTGCTCTACCTATTCAGCGATTCGTTGATGTAGGAAATTTGCCTGCCTTCGTGTGTAGACATCCCTGGACTTCTCTGAAGCTCGCCAAATATGCGAGCTGGACTGTGGAGGACTTCATGTGGGCATATCGTCTGGACTCCTACGAACCTCTTCGCAGGCTTCTCGATCTTCAGCTTGTGGATGCTGTGCAAACGGATGTAAGCAAGGCGGCTCTGCTCCCAGCCTGTCTGGCTTTATCCGTCTATCGGTATGGGAGCTTTGCTCTGGAGCGAGGGCTCGGACAGCTGAGCGAAGCGATCGCCGAGCGAATTGCCGCGTTAGGAGGCGAAGTGCTTCTCGGTCAGTCCGCGGAGCATGTGCAGTATGAGGAGGGAGCTGGGAAGTGGTTGGTTCAAACCCGTAAAGCTTCGTACACGTTCGACATCGTGATTAACAATACAGGAGGCAGTCTGGGGCTGGAGCCTGAGATTGGTGGTCCTCATTCCCTTTCCTGGGGGGCTTTCCGTGTGGATGCAGTGATCAAGCAGGCTGCAGCAGCCGAGAGGCTGAAGGACATGACCCTGCCCTTTGCTTTTCAGATTGCTCCTAAACCTCAGCACTCTTATCTGTTTGGGGACCAACACGGGCCTGTATACGTGACCTTTCAGCAGGCGCTGAATGCAAAGCAAGAACCGATTTCCGGGGAGCTTACCATGACGGCTTCTGTCCATACCAGAACTGAGAGCTGGTTAGAATGCCCTAAAGAGGTTTACAGTTTTAAAAAGCAGAAGGGTACAGACGCCATTCTCGCTGAAATCGAGAAAGTGATTCCAGTCAGGGAGCACATTGTGTATCTGGAGGCAGGGACCCCCAAAACGTACCGGAAATTTATCGGCAAAGCCGAGGTTGGTGGATTTCCTCTAACCATAGCTCATGCGGTTACGGATCCAAGAGGTGTTCGGACGTCTCTACCGGGCATGTATAAGGTGGGGGAACAGGTCTTTCCCGGACCCGGCACGCTATCTTCTGCGCTAAGCGGATACTATGCGGCCAGAGCGATTTTGAAGAAAAAAGGTAAGGCATTATATGTCATTCTTTCAGATACTTATTCTCATAACAAGGAGCGCCATGCAGCCATGACAGTACTACTCAAACGAATGAACAAAATCCATTATAAAATTGCACTTGGTTTTCTGGTTGTCGTCCTTTGCTTTGTTATCTCTATTTTAAGTGTGAGCAGTCAGTTAACTGCCTTTCAAAAAGAAAGTGATTTTATTACCGATCACGATATGGAAGTCCACAGCCTTGCACAATCGATTCAGAAGGACCTTGCTGATATGGAGACAGGCCAGCGCGGCTATGTGATTACCGGAGACAAGAAGTATCTGGATCCTTATACGAATGGTAAAGCCGGTTGGCAGAAGCACTTTGAGGCCTTGTTCCAGCTCGTTGCGGATAACCCCGTCCAGCAGGATAAGCTAAAGGCGATTCAGAAAAATGCTGAGAGCTGGATACAAGAAGCAGGGGAGAAAGTGGTTGCCATGAAAGGGAATAACGATACGAAAGGGATCCAGCAATTTTTCCAGGAAGATCCGGGTAAAACGTATATGGATGCATTGCGTGAGCAAATTTCCGCCTTCCGACAAACGGAGAAAGCGTTGACGGCGCAGCGGGTCGGGGCGCTTGAGGAGAAGAATGATCAGCTTCGCATGCAGCTGTATATCTCTTTGGTGGTGGTGCTCGCCGCTGCTGCACTTTCGTATTATTTTACCGGTGTACGTACAGGGAAAAATGTTCGGAAGGTTGGTGCAGCCATCGCGGAGATCGCTTTATCCGGCGGCGACCTGACAAGGCGGATATCAGTCTCTACGAAGGACGAGACGAAGGATTTGGCTGATCAGACCAATGCCTTGCTGACTTCTCTTCAAGGAATGATCACCGATATACAAGCAAGTGCTGAGGAGCTGAAGCAATCGTCCGGATTGCTGAGGGCGGGAGCGGAAGAGAGCTCCAAGGCGTCTGAGCAAATCGCCCATTCTGTACAGCGGGTTGCGCAAGGAGCGGAGCATCAGGTTTCGCAAACACAGGAAATCTCCGCAGCACTTCAAGAAACGGTATTCGGGCTCGATCAAGTGGCGGCTACCTCCACGGAGCTTTCGGATCTTGCAGCCAACACGAACTCAATAGCAACCCAAAGTGCGGAGCGGATGCTCGATAATGCCGGTAAAATCGGCCGGATTGAGGAGACCTTCTCTGAGATCCAGGAGTCGGCGACAGCGCTATCCGTCTTATCGGAGCAAATTCGCAAGGTCGTTTCACATATTAAAGAAATATCGAATCAGACGAACCTGCTTGCGCTCAATGCAGCCATTGAAGCAGCGCGTGCGGGAGAGCATGGACGGGGGTTTGCCGTGGTGGCGGATGAGATTCGTAAGCTTGCGGAGCAAGCCGCACACTCCACGCTTGATATCAACCAAACAATTGAAGTGATGCTTGGGAGCATTAACAGTCTGGTACAGAAAGTGGATGAAAACAGCCTGGATGTCAAAGACGGCGTCCAAGCGATGAAGAGTGCAGGGGATTCGTTCCGGAACATTATGTTCCGAATCTCTCACGTAAGCTCTCAGGTGATGGATGTAACAGCAACGGTAGAACAAATGTCGGCAAGTGCGAAATCTGTAGATACCTCCGTTCATGAAATTACGAGGATTACGGAAGAGACAGCTTCGTTCTCGGAAGAGGTCGCGGCCATGACCGAAGAGCAAACTGCGGCCAGCCAGGAGATGCTGCAAACCGCCTTGAAGTTGAATGAAATGTCGGAAACTCTGCAGGCTTTGGTTGGAAAGTTTAAGGTGTGA
- a CDS encoding ABC transporter substrate-binding protein, producing MKKVWTSLLVTTLATSALAGCASNNNGSVASPTASSAAPVSSASTNGEVQEIHVFHFMVEISEQFNAMTEEFSKKYPNIKIVNDIVGGSTDWKSDLKTRFAAGDGPDVFAVDGPSMLKLWQSRIADLSNEPWVGNALPFAKEAASIDGKLYGMPYNLQGFGLVYNKDHFAKAGITQTPKTLTELRDAAEKLKKAGITPFGNGYGEWWIFGMHQMNIPFAQQPDPDQFIQDLSDGKATIKGNALFEDYKNFLDLTLKYGNDNPITTDYKTQETLFAGGQVAMIHQGDWAEAPMRQMNPDMGNIGLMPLPINDDAEKMDRLEVGLPLFWALNKESKHLEAAKTFMNWMVTSDAGKKYLTEQFKYIPAYNNIEATSLGALSQVVLEYSKANKTIPWNFSSWPDGATNEFHASMQAYVAGKLKYDEALAKMDEAWKDLYKK from the coding sequence ATGAAAAAAGTATGGACTAGTCTGCTCGTAACGACGCTGGCCACATCTGCACTAGCGGGGTGCGCGAGCAACAACAACGGATCGGTGGCAAGCCCCACGGCGTCATCTGCGGCGCCTGTGTCATCCGCATCCACTAACGGCGAGGTTCAGGAGATCCACGTCTTTCATTTCATGGTAGAGATCTCGGAACAGTTCAACGCCATGACCGAGGAATTTTCGAAAAAATATCCCAATATTAAAATCGTGAACGACATCGTGGGTGGAAGCACCGACTGGAAGTCCGACCTGAAGACCCGATTCGCCGCCGGTGATGGCCCTGATGTGTTTGCCGTTGACGGCCCTTCCATGCTGAAATTGTGGCAATCACGGATCGCAGACTTGTCGAACGAACCATGGGTCGGGAACGCTCTCCCCTTCGCGAAGGAAGCCGCCAGCATCGACGGTAAGCTGTATGGCATGCCATACAATCTGCAGGGCTTCGGCTTAGTCTACAACAAGGACCATTTCGCCAAGGCTGGTATTACCCAAACGCCGAAGACACTGACAGAGCTCAGGGACGCGGCGGAGAAGCTCAAGAAGGCGGGAATCACGCCGTTCGGCAACGGGTACGGGGAATGGTGGATATTTGGCATGCATCAGATGAATATCCCGTTCGCGCAGCAGCCGGACCCGGATCAATTCATCCAAGACTTGTCAGATGGGAAGGCAACAATCAAGGGCAACGCCCTGTTCGAAGATTATAAGAACTTCCTGGACTTGACGCTGAAGTATGGTAATGATAATCCGATTACGACCGACTATAAAACGCAAGAGACGCTGTTCGCGGGCGGCCAAGTCGCTATGATTCATCAAGGCGATTGGGCGGAAGCTCCGATGCGTCAGATGAACCCGGATATGGGGAACATTGGGCTTATGCCGCTGCCGATTAACGACGATGCGGAGAAGATGGACCGTCTGGAGGTTGGCCTTCCGCTCTTCTGGGCACTCAATAAAGAATCTAAGCATCTGGAAGCGGCCAAGACGTTCATGAATTGGATGGTGACGTCCGACGCGGGCAAGAAGTACTTGACCGAGCAATTTAAATACATCCCGGCTTACAACAATATCGAGGCGACTAGCCTAGGCGCGCTGTCGCAGGTCGTTTTGGAGTACTCGAAGGCCAACAAGACGATTCCTTGGAATTTCTCCAGCTGGCCGGATGGAGCGACCAATGAATTCCACGCGTCCATGCAAGCTTACGTCGCAGGCAAGCTGAAATACGATGAAGCCCTGGCGAAGATGGACGAAGCGTGGAAGGACCTGTACAAGAAGTAA
- a CDS encoding cache domain-containing sensor histidine kinase: protein MNDLKFSIRNKLIVLLMLSAIVPFGLSILFNYQHTSRMVREQTLQENVKLLSAGQRNIDSYLKRIDQLGLTLYNKAVSNNLFRRNSQGDDDFYQKVKDMLLTILSSNSNIKRVDWKFFESGNTYTLTPALWMRTWQDPGKARLSEPLLRNPYKGYFAMQDGQNLVHQRAFIDIPGSEVLGSLTITIDKQELEDLVHDLFVRGDSEFYLFNPENQPLLQSVPGVDDGLLQDAFVAPEWYVKIQNDSRLSGYLEWEDGGFRGITMFNKLTGTNEGWVMVKRIPYAVLNRNAREIVRINLQIGALALVLAVIATMAVSVRITSPLRTLIRNIRHIKKGHLQVDYDSLGNDEIGVVGDQFKSMVETIRSLMIKEYNLELQNKTQQLNALQAQLNPHFLNNALQSTAALAYENEDYDVYRLIRSLSKMMRYSMNIEEELVPLAREIEHVRAYLELQGHRFEERLQVDLKTDGQCGEWLVPKMTIQPLVENYFKHAFDSKSSKGMLGIRTLRVEDGDEGKLSITVEDDGQGMDEREIVVIMQAVERQRDQKEPYRKVGLVNLIRRIQLYYGDSAEIRLENRHGGGFRVFLLLPRHIPKRDNIMIIGNGGIQA from the coding sequence ATGAATGATCTAAAATTCAGCATCCGTAATAAATTGATTGTGCTGCTAATGCTGTCCGCGATCGTTCCCTTCGGCTTGTCCATTCTGTTCAATTACCAGCATACGAGCCGTATGGTTCGGGAGCAGACGCTTCAGGAGAACGTCAAATTGCTGTCGGCGGGACAGCGGAACATCGATTCGTATCTGAAGCGGATCGACCAACTGGGGCTGACCTTATATAACAAAGCGGTATCGAACAACCTGTTCCGCAGAAACAGCCAAGGGGACGATGACTTCTATCAAAAGGTTAAGGATATGCTGCTAACCATTCTGTCCTCCAACTCGAATATCAAACGAGTTGATTGGAAATTTTTTGAAAGCGGTAACACCTATACATTGACACCCGCGCTTTGGATGCGAACCTGGCAGGATCCAGGCAAAGCCCGACTGAGCGAGCCGTTGCTGCGTAATCCGTACAAGGGTTACTTCGCGATGCAGGATGGGCAGAACCTCGTGCATCAGCGCGCGTTTATCGATATTCCCGGCAGCGAAGTGCTGGGCTCTTTAACGATTACCATCGACAAGCAGGAGCTGGAGGATCTGGTTCACGATTTGTTCGTTCGGGGTGACAGCGAATTTTATTTGTTCAATCCGGAAAATCAGCCTCTGCTCCAATCTGTGCCGGGAGTAGACGATGGCCTTCTGCAGGACGCTTTCGTCGCTCCGGAGTGGTACGTCAAGATCCAGAATGATTCCCGCTTGAGCGGGTATTTGGAGTGGGAGGATGGTGGGTTCCGCGGTATTACGATGTTCAACAAGCTAACGGGTACGAACGAGGGATGGGTGATGGTCAAGCGAATCCCGTATGCGGTCCTGAACCGCAATGCACGCGAGATTGTCCGCATCAACTTGCAAATCGGCGCGCTGGCCTTAGTGCTGGCCGTAATCGCAACGATGGCCGTGTCGGTCCGAATTACGTCGCCTCTTCGTACGTTGATCCGCAATATCCGCCATATTAAGAAAGGACATCTCCAGGTCGATTATGACAGTCTCGGCAATGATGAAATCGGGGTGGTGGGCGATCAGTTCAAATCGATGGTGGAGACGATCCGCTCTCTCATGATCAAGGAATACAACCTAGAGCTCCAGAACAAGACGCAGCAGCTCAACGCGCTCCAGGCGCAGCTCAACCCCCATTTTCTAAACAATGCTCTTCAATCGACGGCAGCACTCGCCTACGAGAACGAGGATTATGACGTGTACCGTCTGATTCGATCCTTGTCCAAAATGATGAGGTACAGTATGAATATCGAAGAAGAGCTGGTGCCGCTAGCCAGGGAGATCGAGCATGTCCGGGCTTACTTGGAGCTTCAGGGGCATCGATTTGAGGAAAGGCTCCAGGTGGACCTGAAGACAGACGGACAATGCGGCGAATGGCTGGTGCCGAAGATGACCATTCAGCCCTTGGTAGAGAATTATTTTAAGCACGCCTTCGATTCGAAGTCGAGCAAAGGGATGCTGGGAATCCGAACGTTGAGGGTCGAGGACGGGGATGAAGGCAAGCTTTCCATCACGGTCGAAGATGATGGGCAGGGGATGGATGAGAGGGAGATTGTAGTGATCATGCAGGCCGTTGAACGACAGCGCGATCAGAAGGAACCTTACAGGAAGGTGGGACTCGTCAACTTGATCCGGCGAATCCAACTTTATTACGGAGATTCCGCCGAGATTCGGCTGGAGAATCGCCATGGCGGAGGCTTCCGCGTCTTCCTGCTGCTGCCTCGGCATATCCCGAAACGGGACAACATCATGATCATCGGAAACGGGGGGATCCAAGCATGA
- a CDS encoding carbohydrate ABC transporter permease, translated as MNRQQTKNLFHDSIFIGPALLFFFVITVIPFLFGLYYSFTSWNGVSGSAAWVGLDNYVRLFSEDTRFLHSFGFTFRFMLVSLVLSNVIGFGFALALSRHLKLTNLLRVSFFIPNVLAGLLLGFIWQFILLKGFPSIGQMTGLSFFKMNWLGDASTGFWGMVIVFVWQVSGYLMVIYISALQNVDSSIVEAARIDGASGWRSLIHIIIPLIMPSITICLFLSLSMSFKVFDLNLSLTAGGPFNSTESVTLNIYKEAFQNNRYGLGSAKAILFFLVVSLITLLQVSLTKRREVQL; from the coding sequence ATGAACCGACAACAAACGAAAAACCTTTTCCATGACAGTATATTTATCGGACCCGCGCTGCTATTTTTCTTCGTTATAACAGTGATCCCTTTTTTGTTCGGCTTGTATTACTCGTTTACTTCCTGGAACGGGGTCAGCGGATCCGCCGCCTGGGTAGGGCTGGATAATTATGTTCGCCTATTCTCGGAAGACACCAGATTCCTTCATTCATTTGGGTTCACCTTCCGTTTCATGCTCGTTTCTCTCGTGCTCAGCAATGTAATCGGTTTTGGATTCGCTCTGGCGCTGAGCCGCCATCTTAAGCTGACGAATTTGCTTCGCGTGTCCTTCTTTATCCCGAACGTTTTGGCAGGACTTCTGCTCGGCTTTATTTGGCAGTTCATTCTGTTGAAGGGTTTTCCTTCCATAGGGCAAATGACGGGCCTCTCCTTCTTTAAGATGAACTGGCTCGGGGATGCCAGCACCGGCTTCTGGGGCATGGTGATCGTGTTCGTCTGGCAAGTGAGCGGTTATCTGATGGTCATCTACATCTCGGCGCTGCAGAATGTCGACTCCTCTATTGTAGAGGCGGCCCGTATCGACGGAGCAAGCGGGTGGAGATCACTGATTCATATCATCATACCGTTGATCATGCCGTCGATTACGATCTGTCTGTTCCTGTCGCTGTCCATGTCTTTCAAGGTGTTCGATCTCAACCTGAGTTTGACGGCGGGAGGCCCCTTCAATTCGACGGAGTCTGTCACGCTCAACATCTATAAGGAAGCGTTCCAGAACAACCGGTACGGTCTTGGAAGTGCGAAGGCGATCCTGTTCTTCCTTGTCGTCTCCTTGATAACGCTGCTGCAAGTGAGTCTGACCAAGAGACGGGAGGTGCAGCTGTAA
- a CDS encoding carbohydrate ABC transporter permease, producing MMTRYTWKTLLIELAIVLCALVFLYPLYLVILNSFKSFPEIMLRSANWPKAFILSNYERAWGATDFPRVFGNSALVTVFSNAGIVLLSSTSAWRLARRPGKASQLILLLFVSSMVIPFQSLMIPLMQVGGGLDLIGSLWGLIVLYLGLGVAFTVFLYHGFVKSIPAEVEESAIIDGCGIQGLFWRIVFPLLKPITMTAIILNSLWIWNDFLLPSMVIRDKLNFTIPLALYSFFAQYSHQWDLALATLVMSMTPIVVLFLFLQRYVIRGITAGSVKG from the coding sequence ATGATGACCCGATATACTTGGAAAACGCTGTTGATCGAGCTGGCGATCGTCCTCTGCGCCCTCGTGTTCCTGTACCCGTTGTATCTGGTTATCCTCAACTCGTTCAAGTCGTTCCCCGAGATCATGCTGCGATCAGCGAACTGGCCGAAGGCGTTTATTCTGAGCAATTACGAGCGGGCGTGGGGAGCGACGGATTTTCCCCGGGTGTTCGGCAATTCCGCACTTGTAACCGTGTTCAGCAATGCTGGCATCGTTCTGCTGAGTTCGACGTCCGCCTGGCGGTTGGCGAGAAGGCCGGGGAAGGCGAGTCAACTCATTCTGCTGTTGTTCGTTTCCTCCATGGTGATTCCGTTCCAATCCCTCATGATTCCTCTCATGCAGGTGGGGGGAGGATTGGATCTGATTGGCAGCCTGTGGGGGCTAATCGTTCTCTATCTCGGTCTAGGCGTTGCGTTCACTGTCTTCTTGTACCACGGCTTCGTCAAATCGATTCCAGCCGAGGTGGAAGAATCCGCGATTATCGACGGATGCGGGATTCAGGGACTGTTTTGGAGAATTGTGTTCCCGCTGCTGAAGCCGATTACGATGACAGCGATCATTCTGAACAGCCTTTGGATTTGGAATGACTTTTTGCTCCCGTCCATGGTGATTCGGGATAAGCTGAACTTTACGATTCCTCTGGCGTTGTATTCCTTCTTTGCGCAGTATTCCCATCAATGGGACTTAGCGCTGGCTACGCTTGTCATGTCTATGACGCCGATCGTCGTGCTGTTCCTGTTCCTCCAGCGATATGTCATCCGCGGGATCACGGCAGGATCAGTCAAGGGGTAA
- a CDS encoding AraC family transcriptional regulator, protein MKAIIVDDERRTRKFFCSVIDWTSIGIDDVLEASDGEEAYHLIQEEKPEILFIDMCMPRKDGVELLQLLRSLPYPHRTIVVSGFDDYHYMKKTIEYGGFDYFTKPIDEIEVTARLREAVRELEQEKEAAARIDISAMVFHEQKRLLQDGLMTQWIDRPGMRADIVSQLEEDWSPGFGRPYSLCLCRVNERAGRMERLHADSKHSFDSSFLKAAGELMHFPEHGMGFRYLSAPNTVMFIVYGTGDATASCRELARRIFGLFRIRIEIAIARGASFPEDLGTVSAAAFSTWEGINQLAPDPDRVYDRPADFAGLLSLLERERELRDMLLSIRNAEGIHRFTRKLLNECCESGSLTNRQILWWERELKWFGEPWIESELPELLGAQAAEEEGSVGLPALVYWDDAGAFSLEKLAESLVGCLEKLSRISVAASRRKRSNTVDDIRDYLERHYCEPFMIRDLAAQFYLNAEYVARLFKHKFGIGIKEFVTALRIRHAKLLMGNSFLKIADIAEKVGFADEKYFSKVFKKETGMTPQQYRRTEGGAGA, encoded by the coding sequence ATGAAGGCTATCATCGTGGATGATGAACGACGGACGCGGAAGTTCTTCTGTTCTGTCATCGATTGGACGTCGATCGGGATTGACGACGTGCTCGAAGCCTCCGACGGCGAAGAGGCTTATCACTTGATCCAGGAAGAGAAGCCCGAGATCCTCTTCATCGACATGTGCATGCCGCGCAAAGACGGGGTTGAGCTGCTTCAACTGCTCCGCAGCCTACCCTATCCGCACCGAACAATTGTTGTCAGCGGGTTTGATGATTACCATTATATGAAGAAAACGATCGAATACGGCGGGTTCGATTATTTCACCAAGCCGATTGACGAGATCGAAGTGACCGCGCGCTTGCGGGAAGCGGTGAGGGAGCTGGAGCAGGAGAAGGAAGCTGCCGCTCGCATAGACATTTCCGCCATGGTCTTCCATGAGCAGAAGCGGCTGCTGCAGGACGGCCTGATGACACAGTGGATCGATCGGCCGGGCATGCGGGCAGACATTGTCTCCCAATTGGAGGAGGACTGGAGTCCCGGCTTCGGACGGCCTTACTCACTTTGCTTATGCAGGGTGAATGAAAGAGCGGGGCGAATGGAGCGTCTCCATGCGGATAGCAAGCATTCATTCGACTCTTCCTTCCTGAAGGCGGCTGGAGAGCTGATGCATTTCCCTGAGCACGGAATGGGCTTCCGCTATTTGAGTGCACCGAACACGGTGATGTTCATCGTTTACGGTACGGGCGATGCTACTGCCAGCTGCAGAGAGCTTGCGCGCCGTATCTTCGGTTTATTCCGAATCCGGATTGAGATCGCGATCGCTCGCGGAGCCTCATTCCCTGAGGACTTAGGAACCGTCAGTGCGGCAGCTTTCTCGACCTGGGAAGGAATCAACCAGCTAGCGCCGGATCCGGATCGGGTGTATGACCGGCCGGCGGACTTTGCAGGTCTGCTCTCGCTGCTCGAGAGAGAGCGAGAGCTGCGCGACATGCTGCTGTCCATACGGAATGCCGAAGGCATTCATCGATTTACAAGGAAGCTGCTGAATGAATGCTGCGAGAGCGGTTCGTTAACCAACAGGCAGATCCTCTGGTGGGAGCGGGAATTGAAGTGGTTTGGGGAACCCTGGATTGAATCGGAATTGCCAGAACTCCTGGGAGCGCAAGCAGCCGAAGAGGAGGGAAGCGTTGGTTTGCCTGCTTTGGTTTATTGGGACGATGCGGGAGCCTTCTCGTTGGAGAAGTTGGCGGAAAGTCTTGTAGGCTGCTTGGAGAAGTTGTCGAGGATATCGGTCGCAGCAAGCAGAAGAAAGCGCTCGAATACGGTAGACGATATTCGGGATTATCTAGAGCGGCATTATTGCGAACCCTTCATGATCAGGGACTTAGCGGCTCAATTTTATCTGAACGCGGAATACGTAGCGCGCTTATTCAAACATAAATTCGGGATTGGCATTAAAGAATTCGTCACTGCGTTGCGTATCCGCCATGCCAAGCTGCTGATGGGGAACTCCTTCCTGAAGATTGCGGACATCGCCGAGAAGGTTGGCTTCGCGGACGAGAAGTACTTCAGCAAAGTCTTCAAGAAAGAGACCGGGATGACGCCTCAGCAGTATCGAAGAACGGAAGGCGGAGCAGGGGCTTAG